Within Raineyella sp. W15-4, the genomic segment CAAGGTCGTGCTGACCACCGGATTCGACGCAGCCGTGGCGACCCCGTTGCTGCGCTCCCTCGGCTGGGCCGTCGCCGGGACCCCCGACGCGGCCGCAGCGGCGGTGGTCGTGGATGCGGTCGTGACGACCGACGACGTCCCGGCCGGCCGCCCGCACCCGTACCTGATCTTCCGGGCGATGGAACGCACCGGCGTCGCCGACGTCCGCGCTGTCCTCTCTGCCGGTGACACGGCGGTCGACGTCCGGGCCGCCCACAACAGCGGTGCGCTCGCCATCGGCGTGCTGTCCGGCGGGGCCCCGCGGGAGATCCTGGAACGCGAACCGTACGACTACCTGCTCGATTCCGTCGCGGACGTCGTGGACCTACCCGAGCTGTCCCCCACCCCGGAGGCCCAGGCTCCGACCCGCTCGGCCGCCCCGACAACCTCGCCCCGATCGGCCGGCGTCTTCGATCCGCAGACGATCCCGGACAACGACTATCTGCTGCTGACTCCCGGGCCGCTGTCGACGACGAAGACGGTCCGCGCCGCCCTGCTCAAGGACTGGTGCACCTGGGACGAGGACTACAAGGCCCTCACCCGGGACGTCCGCAACGGCCTGGTGGCCCTCACCGGCTCCGACGACTACACCGCCGTCCTCATGCAGGGCAGCGGCACGTTCGCCGTCGAGTCGCTGCTCGGCAGTGTGCTCGGGCCCGACGACAAGGTCCTGATCCTGGCCAACGGGGCGTACGGGCGGCGGATGACGACCATCGCCGACATGCTGCGGCTCCCGCACACCACCATCGACTTCCCGGACACCGCCGTCGTGGACGTGGACCGGGTCGGCGCCGCACTCGACGCGGATCCCGCCATCACTCACGTCGCGATGGTCCACTGCGAGACCACCACCGGCCTGCTCAATCCCTTGGCCGAGGTCTGCCGGATCGCGCAGGCCCACGGCAAGCGCCTGCTGATCGACGCGATGTCGAGCTTCGGTGGCGTCGAGATCGACGCGGCGGGATGGGGCATCGACTTCCTCGTCAGCAGTTCCAACAAGTGCATCCAGGGCGTGCCCGGCTTCGGGTTCGTGCTGGCCCGGCAGAGCGAGATGGAACGCTGCCGGGGCTTCGCCCGCTCGCACGCATTGGACCTGTACGACCAGTGGGAGACGATGGAACGCGGCCGAGGCAAGTGGCGGTTCACCTCGCCGACCCACGTCGTCCACGCGTTCGCCCAGGCGCTCGCCGAGCTCCGGGACGAGGGCGGCGTGAGGTCGCGATCCGCCCGGTACACGGCGAATCAGGCCACTCTCGTCGAGGGCATGGCGGCGAACGACATCCGTACCGTCATCGCCCCGGAGCACCAGTCCCCGATCATCACCGCGTTCCACTACCCGGTCGGGGAGTTCGATTTCGCCACCTTCTACCGGGATCTGAAGGACTCCGGATTCGTCATCTATCCCGGGAAGCTGACCGAGCTCGACACCTTCCGTGTCGGCACCATCGGCGACGTCCATCCCGGCGACATGCGCCGGCTCACCGACGCGGTCGCCCGGCACCGCACCTGGTGAGTCCGCGGGTCACCGTCATCGGGCTCGATCCGGCTCGGGGTGCATCACGGGTTGGTGACGCTGCCGGACCCGCGGGTGTGCCGGACCCTCGTTCCGGCGGGCTGTCTGACCCGCTAGACCCGCTACCGGTGCGTCGGGGCGTCCCAGTCGACGTCGAAGCCGGCGGGGATGATCCGGGTGGGGTTGATGTGCGGGTGCGTGGTGAAGTAGTGCCGTTTGATCTGGTCGAACTTCGTGGTGTCCCGGAAGGCCGGCTGCTGGTAGAGGAAGCGGGCGTAGTCCCACAGCTGCGGGTAGTCGGCCAGCCGCCGCAGATTGGTCTTGAAGTGGGTGACGTAGACCGCGTCGAACCGCGCCAGCGTCGGATAGAGCCGGACGTCCGCCTCGGTCAGCCGGTCGCCGAGCAGGTACGTACGGTCCGCCAGCCGGGCCTCGAGCAGGTCGAGGGTGTCGAACAGGGTGCGGACGGCGACGTCGTAGGCCTGCTGCGAGCGGGCGAAACCGCAACGGTAGACGCCGTTGTTCACCGTCGTGTAGATCAGGTCGTTCAGCTCGTCGATCTGGGGCCGCAGCGCCTCGGGGTAGAGGTCCAGGTCGGGATCGGCTGCCCACTGATTGAACTGGGATCCCAGGTCGAGGGAGATGTCGGGGAAGTTGTTGGACACGATCCTCTTGGCGTGGTCGTCCCACAGCACCGGGACGGAGATGTGGCCGGGGTAGCCCGGCTCGGTCGCCTGGTAGAGCTCACGGACCAGGGTGTAGCCGTTGTACGGGTCGAGGGTCAGGTCGGGGCCGGAGCGGAAGGCCCAGCCGCGGCCGTCCCGGACGGGGTCGACGACGGCCAGCCCGACCACGTCCTGCAGCCCCTTCAGGTGATGGACGATGGCCTGCCGGCAGGCCCACGGGCAGGCCCAGGAGATGTAGAGCACGTAGCGGCCGGGCGCTGCCGGGAACTCACCGTCGGGCGTGATCCGTCCGGTGAACGGGTACTTCGCGCGGACGAAGCTGCCGTCGTCCCTCCGCTCGGGCTTCTTCTCCCAGGCGCCGTAATCGCCGAAGGTCTCGAAGTCGACCGGGCTGGCCTCGGGCAGGGTGGTGGTCATGGGATCTCCTCAGGCAGGGTGAAGTCAGGGAGGGCGAGGACGAAGGCGTACAGCAGGGCCGCCCAGACGTCGGCGGTGGCGAGCCGGATCACCGGCACCGGACTGCTGGCCATCGGACCTCTTCCTCGCGCACCGGACGCTGCTGTGTCACCTTGATCTGCTGTGTCGCTCGACCGTCCATAAGGTATCACCCATCAAGATTTCACTGATCCTTATGGGTGGTGTTCTGTCAGGGACCCGGGGGGCCGCCGACCCGCGGAGCGTTGCCCTTGGGTCCAGGTTCCTATGCTGGGCGCGAGATCCCGCCTCGCTCCACCACCGAGATCCCGCCTCGACCACCGCCCGAGAGGACGTCTCGTGATCAACCGCCCGACCCCCGTTCACCTGCTCCGCGGCATCCTGGCGGCCAGTGCGCTGCTCGTGGTCACGGTGGCGCTCCTGCACCTGTCCCCGGCGGACGGGCGGGGGCTGCGGCTCCTGGAGGCGGTCGCTGCTCTCCTCGCCATCCTTGCCATGCTGGGGCTGACCTATTGGCCGCGCAGCCTGTCCGCGCCGGCGCAGGCGCTGCCCCGCCGGAGCACCGCGGCCGGTCTGGCCCTGGGGCTGCTGTGGACGGTGGAGATCGCCATGAACAACGTGGTGCAGCCCCCGCTGCCGCTGCGCGACATCCTCGACAACGTGTTCTGGGGGCTCGTCGCCCTCGGCGTGTTCGTGGTCGCACTGCGGGAGGCGGTGCGCCGACGGACCGTACGCTCCGGCGTCACCGCGGGCCTCTGGTGCGGCCTGGCCACCGGGGCGGTGGCGTGCCTGACCGGCCTGGCGTTCGTGGTGTTCGGGATGCCGCTGCTCCTCGCCGATGCCCTGAACATCGCCGAGTGGGCCGACCTCGGCGGCGGATCGGCCCAGGAAATGGCGAACTACTTCGCCCTCGAGACGATGGCCGGGGCGATCGGGCACCTGGTCGTGCTGGGCCTGATCATGGGGGTGCTGCTCGGTGTGGTAGCGGGGGCGATCGGCAAGCTGGTCACACGGCGGCGGCCAGTAGTGGTCGGGGAGGCGGAACGTACGGCTGGCTGACGGCTGGGCTCCCCGCGCTGGACCATCACATCCGCCAGAACGCATGCACCAAGAGCAGGCTTCCTCCAAGGAAGCTGCCCGCCAGGGCGGTCCACCGGGTGATGACGGAGAGCTGACGGCTGATCCTGGCGGCAACGTCCCGGAATCCCTTCGTACGGCCCAGGACCAGCGGCAGCCAGGCAGCCCAGAGGGTCAGGGCCGCCACTATTGCCAGGATGAGGACGCGCGTCGCCCACGAGATCGCGGCGCCTCCAACGTGTTGCGCGATCGAGATGAACAGTGCCAGGCCGGTCCCGTCGGAGGCCGCCCCCAACAGGCCGAAGGCGAAGATGCCGTGGGCCGGGATGGCAACCTGCCTGTGCTTGCCACGTTCCGGGTGGTTCCGGGCGCGAAGGATCACCAACACGAGGTAACAGCCGTAACCGAGCAGCAGGACACCGAGCACGGCATCGACGAATGTGCTGGCCAGTTCGTGCCCGACCCAGTTCGACACGGTCTGACCGAAGAGGCCCATGCTGGCCGTGCCCACCACGGTGAGCACCACCACGTTGCCACCCAGGAACTGCCATGTGCCCTTCGAGCCATGCTCGTTCTGGATCGTGGCAGCCTGGACGAACAGCACAGGGCTGAGCATGGAGACAAGCGTCAACGGCACGATCCAGACCAGCAACTGACCAAGGTTCACCGAGCCTGCCTCCCTATGAGTCACTTGCACCGGCCAAGCGCGAGCCTGCCACGTGCCAGGCCCGGCCGGGAAACCCAGCGCAGCGTAAGACAGCGGGCGCGTCCGGCATGATGCCCCGGTCGAAGGACCACTCCCCGCGGGTGTCTCGCACACGGTCGGGCTCGGGTCATCACCGCGCTTCCTGGCCGGAAGTCTTGGACTCGTCTGCCGCTTCTTCCACGATTCGTCGATGAATGTCAGCGACCTGGGGCAGGATCGTCATCAAGCCCGTCGGTCATCCCATCGGCGGCCTTCGTCACGTCTGTGGAGGATTGATGAGTCAAGAAATGACGTACGGAAAGCTGGTCGAGGCCTGCTCCCCGGGGGGTGCGAGCGTACTGACCTGTGTGACAGATCTGGCGCCAGCCGCCGGCCCGCACGCCGCCGTCGCTCCTGCGCGATATGTCTCGGGAAACAATGCTTCCTACGCCTTCCAGACCCGCTTTGTCGACGGTCAGGCGATGAGCACAGCCCTTATTGACTCCAAATCCAGCCAGCTCAATCGCGTGGAGCTCGCGCTGGCGGACGCCATCCGTGACGGCGATCCTCTGCTGGGAAGGACCCCGCACCTGGTGGTTCATTACCCGGACCAGGAGGTGGCTGACTATGAACTGCCTCACCGGGTCTTCGACGGGCACGTGCGGGCAGGGTCGGTTGACGGGCGTCCGGTGACCGACCACCCCGTCTATCGAGCAGCCCGCGATGCCACGCCGGGGAATGCACGCGCATTGCTGGAGCTGAGTCCGGTGAGCCTGGTGCTGGGATCCTGGGATTCCACTCGCCGAGCCCACCAGGGGCGATATCGTTCGGCACTGGTGGGCGAGATCATCGGGGTGCTGGCCGATCAGTCCGATTCAGGCCGGGACATTCCCAGACGCGGCGGAGCGCGGCGAGATGAGGTCGCACCGAGCGTTCGGGTGAGTCCG encodes:
- the phnW gene encoding 2-aminoethylphosphonate--pyruvate transaminase, yielding MLELAVFDMAGTTVDDHGLVYVALQQAVEETGVTVAADDLQRWMGTDKVTAIDALIRLGGVEPAEGLAERQFERFKVILAELYERQPPQPIGGAVETLRELRSRGVKVVLTTGFDAAVATPLLRSLGWAVAGTPDAAAAAVVVDAVVTTDDVPAGRPHPYLIFRAMERTGVADVRAVLSAGDTAVDVRAAHNSGALAIGVLSGGAPREILEREPYDYLLDSVADVVDLPELSPTPEAQAPTRSAAPTTSPRSAGVFDPQTIPDNDYLLLTPGPLSTTKTVRAALLKDWCTWDEDYKALTRDVRNGLVALTGSDDYTAVLMQGSGTFAVESLLGSVLGPDDKVLILANGAYGRRMTTIADMLRLPHTTIDFPDTAVVDVDRVGAALDADPAITHVAMVHCETTTGLLNPLAEVCRIAQAHGKRLLIDAMSSFGGVEIDAAGWGIDFLVSSSNKCIQGVPGFGFVLARQSEMERCRGFARSHALDLYDQWETMERGRGKWRFTSPTHVVHAFAQALAELRDEGGVRSRSARYTANQATLVEGMAANDIRTVIAPEHQSPIITAFHYPVGEFDFATFYRDLKDSGFVIYPGKLTELDTFRVGTIGDVHPGDMRRLTDAVARHRTW
- a CDS encoding glutathione S-transferase family protein: MTTTLPEASPVDFETFGDYGAWEKKPERRDDGSFVRAKYPFTGRITPDGEFPAAPGRYVLYISWACPWACRQAIVHHLKGLQDVVGLAVVDPVRDGRGWAFRSGPDLTLDPYNGYTLVRELYQATEPGYPGHISVPVLWDDHAKRIVSNNFPDISLDLGSQFNQWAADPDLDLYPEALRPQIDELNDLIYTTVNNGVYRCGFARSQQAYDVAVRTLFDTLDLLEARLADRTYLLGDRLTEADVRLYPTLARFDAVYVTHFKTNLRRLADYPQLWDYARFLYQQPAFRDTTKFDQIKRHYFTTHPHINPTRIIPAGFDVDWDAPTHR
- the cas7u gene encoding type I-U CRISPR-associated RAMP protein Csb1/Cas7u, producing the protein MSATWGRIVIKPVGHPIGGLRHVCGGLMSQEMTYGKLVEACSPGGASVLTCVTDLAPAAGPHAAVAPARYVSGNNASYAFQTRFVDGQAMSTALIDSKSSQLNRVELALADAIRDGDPLLGRTPHLVVHYPDQEVADYELPHRVFDGHVRAGSVDGRPVTDHPVYRAARDATPGNARALLELSPVSLVLGSWDSTRRAHQGRYRSALVGEIIGVLADQSDSGRDIPRRGGARRDEVAPSVRVSPKDLEMLVDAQQDELSPKNVEALRRTAQKAKAGTTVSAAALGLGSIPPALETLGLVACRQIIRSHVLSFSSLRQLRFGGDLDADVACRSLLAALALAALVRSNEELLLRADCDLVEASAPAFSLDLRNGQGEKLDRLDRAVADELLGAAIERAEKQAGIRWEGQVFDVVGNPIVHGGVIEGEEEA